A genomic window from Winogradskyella sp. J14-2 includes:
- a CDS encoding ABC transporter ATP-binding protein, producing MEQPILTINNLTKKFGYLTAVKDLSFTINKGNVYGILGPNGSGKSTTLGIVLNVVNKTSGGFHWFDGNTSTHDALKQVGAIIERPNFYPYMTAEQNLKLVCRIKGVDYSKIDEKLEVVGLLDRKTHKFKTYSLGMKQRLAIASALLNDPEILILDEPTNGLDPQGIHQIRQIIKEIAANGTTILLASHLLDEVEKVCSHVVVLRKGEKLYSGRVDEMINSHGFFELKTERHDELLKLLEHNSDFGKIKVEGDLITAFLNEPMSASEFNTLMFERGIVLSHLVKRKESLEEQFLQLTDSLKETAQN from the coding sequence TTGGAACAACCGATTCTAACAATAAATAATCTCACAAAGAAATTTGGCTACCTCACCGCTGTAAAAGATTTAAGTTTTACTATCAACAAGGGAAACGTTTACGGTATTTTAGGGCCAAACGGAAGTGGTAAATCCACCACTTTGGGTATCGTACTCAATGTGGTTAATAAAACTAGTGGAGGCTTTCATTGGTTTGATGGCAACACCTCTACTCATGATGCACTAAAACAGGTTGGTGCTATCATTGAGCGACCTAACTTTTACCCTTATATGACTGCAGAACAAAACCTAAAGTTAGTTTGCAGAATTAAAGGTGTAGATTACAGCAAAATAGATGAGAAATTGGAAGTTGTTGGACTTTTGGATAGAAAAACCCATAAGTTTAAAACCTACTCTTTGGGCATGAAACAGCGTTTGGCCATTGCCTCTGCTCTGCTTAATGACCCTGAGATTTTAATTTTAGATGAGCCTACAAATGGGTTAGACCCACAGGGAATTCATCAAATACGTCAAATCATTAAAGAGATTGCTGCTAATGGCACCACTATTTTATTAGCGTCTCACCTTTTAGATGAAGTCGAAAAAGTGTGTTCTCACGTTGTGGTACTTAGAAAGGGAGAAAAATTGTACTCTGGTCGTGTAGACGAGATGATAAATAGCCATGGTTTCTTTGAGCTTAAGACAGAAAGGCATGATGAACTTCTGAAACTACTAGAGCATAATTCTGATTTTGGAAAAATCAAGGTCGAAGGAGACTTAATTACAGCATTTTTAAACGAACCCATGTCCGCTTCAGAATTCAATACTTTAATGTTTGAAAGAGGTATAGTGCTTTCGCATCTGGTAAAACGAAAAGAGAGTCTCGAAGAACAATTCTTGCAATTAACGGACAGTTTAAAAGAGACTGCTCAAAATTAA
- a CDS encoding ABC transporter permease, which translates to MLRLLKLELQKLWLNKVSRILIFVSFILPFTVLVLSSIKINFFGFFTLELGDLGIFNFPIIWHITTFFASYFKFFFAIVVVSMIGNEYSNKTLKQNLIDGLSKKEFILSKFYTIVFFSLCATVLIGVASFIIGLYYSSYTEASIIFREVEFLLAYFVKLVGFFSLCLLFGMLLQRSAFALGFLFVLYIFEWLIFWGAYEVFDSADKAFNVKNFLPLESMYKLIDQPIQRIVMTKYPEKTDIAYDYAVHWYEIAIVLGWSALFIFLSYQLLKKRDL; encoded by the coding sequence ATGTTACGACTTTTAAAACTAGAATTACAAAAACTATGGCTAAACAAGGTGAGCCGTATCCTTATTTTTGTATCATTTATATTACCCTTTACAGTATTAGTACTATCCTCAATAAAAATCAATTTTTTTGGTTTTTTCACCTTAGAATTAGGCGATTTAGGCATCTTCAACTTTCCTATAATTTGGCATATTACCACCTTTTTTGCCTCATATTTTAAGTTCTTCTTTGCTATTGTTGTAGTGAGTATGATTGGTAACGAATACAGCAACAAAACACTAAAGCAGAATCTTATTGATGGCTTAAGCAAAAAGGAGTTCATCCTATCAAAATTCTACACCATAGTGTTCTTTTCGCTTTGCGCAACCGTACTAATCGGAGTGGCTTCATTTATTATAGGATTGTACTATTCTAGTTATACTGAGGCATCAATTATTTTTAGAGAAGTTGAATTTTTACTGGCATATTTTGTAAAACTTGTAGGCTTCTTTAGTTTATGTTTGCTCTTCGGTATGTTGCTTCAGCGCTCTGCTTTTGCCCTAGGATTCCTATTTGTACTTTATATTTTTGAATGGTTAATTTTTTGGGGAGCTTACGAAGTTTTTGACAGTGCAGACAAAGCCTTTAATGTTAAAAACTTTCTACCCTTAGAGTCTATGTATAAACTCATAGACCAACCAATACAACGCATTGTAATGACCAAATATCCCGAAAAAACGGACATTGCCTATGACTACGCGGTACACTGGTACGAGATTGCTATAGTACTTGGTTGGTCTGCACTTTTCATCTTTTTATCTTATCAATTATTAAAAAAGAGAGATTTATAA
- a CDS encoding gliding motility-associated C-terminal domain-containing protein — protein MKQAHYIFTLLFLGLAYQLSAQDISLFEQFNGRYDYTAIGNTLNQAENNIDQSFCSLLESSDATLSLNSENEIIKAYLYWAGSGSGDTEVTLNDIQISSEDLYSVTFNDNLNGPLEYFSCYADITDIVLSQGNGNYEFSDLDISAELMSNPGYCNNRTNFGGWSIYVIYQNDNLPLNQVNLYQGLEIINRNVQEKEIILENIDVIDNQGAKIGFLAWEGDNSLNYGESLSVNDNIISNPPLNLADNAFNGTNTFTNSTTFYNADLDVYDLENNINIGDTSVSIKLTTGGINENGGFSADLIILNNIITVLNSQLPDATIDINDYIVNCGDNSIEIFYTVNNFNSTDILPANTPIAFYLDSLLIGQSQTLSPLNIGASESNTITFTVPEDSNPNLTIVASVDDDGSMSGIVTETNENNNTNFIDIELLVIPDIITLPSLIGCNEGFETSTYNLYDALTNLNYDETLISFYQSLEDLESASNSILIPSNYNNISNPETIYVRLESPPCYEIYQFQLSIENCPPYVPNGFSPNEDTFNDWFNIQGLYDIFTAHELQIYNRYGDIIFEGNNEKPWNGKINRGLNNHGKTVPVGTYYYILNLNDPNYRPMVGWVYVNY, from the coding sequence TTGAAACAAGCTCACTACATATTCACTTTGCTTTTTTTAGGCTTGGCATATCAATTGTCTGCACAAGATATTTCTCTGTTTGAGCAGTTTAATGGCAGGTATGATTATACTGCTATCGGAAACACTTTAAACCAAGCAGAAAACAATATTGATCAAAGTTTTTGTTCACTTCTAGAATCCTCTGATGCAACCCTTTCATTAAATTCAGAAAACGAAATTATAAAAGCCTATTTGTACTGGGCAGGCTCTGGCTCTGGTGATACGGAAGTTACTCTAAACGACATACAAATTTCTAGTGAAGATTTATACAGTGTAACCTTTAATGATAATTTAAATGGACCTCTTGAGTATTTTTCTTGCTACGCAGATATTACCGACATAGTACTTAGCCAAGGAAATGGAAACTATGAATTTTCAGACCTAGATATAAGCGCTGAATTAATGTCAAATCCTGGATATTGCAATAACAGGACTAATTTTGGTGGTTGGAGTATTTACGTCATTTATCAAAATGATAATCTGCCTTTAAACCAAGTTAACTTATATCAAGGGCTTGAAATCATTAACCGTAATGTACAAGAAAAAGAAATTATCCTAGAAAATATTGATGTTATTGATAACCAAGGTGCTAAAATTGGTTTTCTGGCATGGGAAGGAGATAATAGTCTTAATTATGGCGAATCGCTATCGGTTAATGATAATATTATTTCAAATCCACCTTTAAATCTTGCAGACAATGCTTTTAACGGTACAAATACATTTACCAATTCTACCACATTTTATAATGCAGATTTAGACGTTTACGATTTAGAAAATAACATAAATATTGGCGATACTTCTGTATCCATAAAATTAACTACTGGTGGCATTAATGAAAACGGAGGTTTCAGTGCAGACCTCATAATTCTAAATAATATTATTACAGTACTCAACAGTCAATTGCCAGATGCTACCATAGATATTAATGATTACATAGTAAATTGTGGCGATAATAGCATCGAGATTTTCTATACTGTAAACAATTTTAATAGTACAGATATTTTACCAGCAAATACACCAATTGCATTTTATTTAGATAGCCTTTTAATTGGTCAAAGCCAAACCCTGAGCCCTTTAAATATTGGTGCGTCAGAGTCTAATACGATCACCTTCACTGTTCCTGAAGATTCCAATCCAAATTTAACCATAGTCGCCAGTGTTGATGATGATGGCAGCATGTCTGGGATTGTAACCGAAACTAACGAAAATAATAACACTAACTTTATTGATATTGAATTATTAGTTATACCAGACATTATTACTTTACCAAGCTTAATCGGGTGTAACGAAGGTTTTGAAACTTCAACTTATAATCTATATGATGCCTTAACAAATCTAAATTATGATGAAACACTTATCTCTTTTTATCAATCACTGGAAGATTTAGAATCAGCATCAAATTCTATTTTAATACCATCTAACTACAATAACATTTCAAATCCTGAAACTATTTATGTACGGTTAGAGAGTCCGCCTTGCTATGAGATTTATCAATTTCAGCTTTCAATAGAAAATTGTCCTCCTTATGTACCAAATGGGTTTTCACCAAATGAGGACACTTTTAACGACTGGTTTAACATACAAGGGCTTTACGATATCTTTACAGCGCATGAGCTACAAATTTACAACCGTTATGGTGATATCATTTTTGAAGGCAACAACGAAAAACCATGGAATGGAAAAATAAACCGAGGTTTAAATAATCATGGCAAAACGGTTCCTGTTGGTACATACTACTACATTTTAAACCTTAACGATCCTAACTATCGACCAATGGTAGGTTGGGTGTACGTAAATTACTAG
- a CDS encoding T9SS type B sorting domain-containing protein, with translation MKPNLLFLNKYLLAISTLCFSMFCLGQEPNDCINAVTVCGNSSFTFDVNGQGVEEVQGLSDCGSGENNSIWFQMTIATSGTLAFTLTPSSTAISEDYDFFLFGPNATCGNLGQTIRCSTTNPAAANQGNNLTGMSPDDPDPNEGPGADGDSFVSDLDVLAGETYFLVIDRPVGNSPFSLEWTGTATFPESPSNPVLTNPNITSLPPLELCDGTAPFDDDITQVDFTSLTQDIINGANDVAVSYHISENDATINVNPLGDIFTSFPITQTVFIRIENTVTGCFIINDIVINITSFSNFNNPTTYQLCDDDTDGDDQNGQTTFDFDVKTQEIENGILGANFNISYHLSEGDAVANTSALPTIYTNTSATPTEIFTRIEDINTGCLGFTSFNIVVAAKPIANDVSLIQCDEDGIPEGFTTFNLNEINNEITNNDANAIISYYLSQTDAENESNAINPDTFNNFFNPQIVYARVTNTSTGCVSFSEVTLEVSTTSSNDASIAVCDADGTEDGFATFNLNDTNAIVLAGAPAGLDLQYYETYEDALVEANPLTANFTNTIPYNQTIYARVENANACYGISEIELTVYELPDIETEFETLYCLNSFPETIVLDAGVINDSPSNYLFDWSTGEDTATIEVDAPGTYNVRVSNVNGCFKDRTITVLPSNIATIDAIEVVDASNNNTITVLVSGEGDYEYALDDIDGPYQDSIIFEDILPGLYTVFVRDKNDCGISEELVSVIGFPKFFTPNGDGVNEFWQVKGINNQFQANSLILIFDRYGKLLTKLNPLGAGWDGTYNGANMPASDYWFKVQLEDGRTFTSHFSLVR, from the coding sequence TTGAAACCAAATCTGTTATTTTTAAATAAATATCTTTTAGCAATAAGCACTTTATGCTTTAGCATGTTTTGTTTAGGACAAGAGCCAAATGATTGTATCAATGCAGTTACAGTTTGCGGAAATTCTAGTTTTACTTTTGATGTTAATGGACAAGGTGTTGAGGAAGTACAAGGATTAAGCGATTGTGGTAGCGGTGAGAATAACAGCATCTGGTTTCAAATGACCATTGCAACCTCTGGCACACTTGCCTTTACATTGACACCAAGTAGTACCGCTATTTCTGAGGATTACGACTTTTTTCTATTTGGTCCTAATGCCACTTGTGGTAATTTAGGGCAAACTATCAGATGCTCAACTACAAACCCAGCAGCAGCCAACCAAGGTAATAATTTAACTGGTATGAGCCCAGACGATCCAGACCCAAACGAAGGTCCTGGTGCTGATGGTGATAGTTTTGTGAGCGACTTAGATGTCCTTGCTGGGGAAACTTACTTTTTAGTTATTGATAGACCTGTTGGCAACAGTCCTTTCTCATTAGAATGGACAGGCACAGCGACATTCCCTGAAAGTCCTTCAAATCCTGTGTTAACAAACCCAAACATTACAAGTTTACCTCCTTTAGAGCTCTGTGACGGTACGGCACCTTTCGATGATGATATTACTCAGGTCGATTTTACCAGCTTAACCCAAGATATTATCAATGGTGCTAATGATGTAGCTGTGAGTTATCACATATCAGAAAACGATGCCACCATCAATGTCAACCCTCTAGGCGATATTTTTACGAGTTTTCCAATCACCCAAACTGTGTTTATAAGAATAGAAAATACCGTTACAGGATGCTTTATCATAAATGATATTGTGATTAATATTACTAGTTTTTCAAATTTTAATAATCCTACCACGTATCAATTGTGCGATGATGATACAGATGGTGATGATCAAAATGGACAAACAACTTTCGATTTTGATGTCAAAACACAGGAAATTGAAAATGGTATTTTAGGTGCTAATTTCAATATAAGCTACCATTTATCGGAAGGTGATGCTGTTGCTAATACTTCAGCTTTACCTACTATTTATACAAATACTTCAGCAACACCAACCGAAATTTTTACGAGAATAGAAGATATAAATACTGGTTGTCTAGGGTTTACTTCATTTAATATCGTTGTAGCTGCTAAACCCATTGCCAATGATGTTTCATTGATTCAGTGCGATGAAGACGGCATACCTGAAGGTTTTACAACCTTTAATCTTAATGAAATCAATAACGAAATTACTAATAACGATGCCAATGCAATTATTAGTTATTACCTATCTCAAACTGATGCAGAGAATGAGAGCAATGCCATTAATCCTGATACTTTTAATAATTTCTTTAATCCGCAAATAGTTTACGCAAGGGTTACTAATACCTCTACAGGCTGTGTGAGTTTTAGTGAGGTTACCTTAGAAGTCAGCACCACATCATCCAATGATGCCAGCATTGCTGTATGCGATGCTGATGGTACTGAAGATGGTTTTGCAACATTTAACCTTAATGACACTAATGCCATTGTCTTGGCTGGTGCTCCTGCTGGTTTAGACCTTCAGTATTATGAAACTTATGAAGATGCTCTAGTTGAAGCCAATCCACTTACCGCCAATTTTACCAATACCATTCCTTATAATCAAACCATCTACGCACGTGTTGAAAATGCCAATGCGTGTTACGGAATAAGTGAAATTGAACTTACGGTTTACGAACTTCCTGATATTGAAACCGAATTTGAAACCTTATACTGTCTCAATAGTTTTCCCGAAACCATAGTGTTGGATGCTGGTGTTATTAACGACTCACCTAGCAATTATTTATTTGATTGGTCTACTGGTGAAGATACTGCAACTATAGAAGTTGACGCACCTGGCACATACAATGTCAGAGTAAGTAATGTAAATGGTTGTTTTAAAGATAGAACCATTACTGTTTTACCATCTAACATTGCTACTATTGATGCTATCGAGGTTGTTGATGCTTCTAACAACAATACGATTACAGTTTTGGTCTCTGGCGAAGGTGATTATGAATATGCTTTGGATGATATTGATGGGCCTTATCAAGACTCAATTATATTTGAGGATATTTTACCAGGACTTTACACCGTGTTTGTAAGAGACAAAAACGATTGCGGTATTTCTGAAGAATTAGTATCTGTTATTGGTTTTCCTAAATTCTTTACACCAAATGGTGATGGTGTTAATGAATTTTGGCAGGTTAAAGGGATTAACAATCAGTTTCAAGCTAATTCTTTAATTCTTATTTTTGACCGCTACGGAAAACTTTTAACAAAGCTTAATCCGCTTGGCGCTGGTTGGGATGGCACATATAATGGAGCCAACATGCCAGCGAGCGACTATTGGTTTAAAGTTCAACTAGAAGACGGCAGAACGTTTACCAGTCACTTTAGTTTGGTGCGATAA
- a CDS encoding IS1096 element passenger TnpR family protein encodes MIYRFRVILDNDTEDDVFRDLEIRETDTMEDLHNIITQSFGFDGMEMASFYISDDEWNQGEEIAMMDMSEAGNEVKMMSTTIIKDVVHEASPKLIYVYDFLSMWTFYVELAEIVEEAKGTDYPNLMFVHGQIPDEAPDKTFEADEDEGFNEFDDDLDIDDYENLDFDENWN; translated from the coding sequence ATGATTTACAGATTTAGAGTCATATTAGACAACGATACAGAAGATGATGTGTTTCGCGATTTAGAAATCCGTGAAACCGACACCATGGAAGATTTACATAACATCATTACCCAATCTTTTGGTTTTGATGGTATGGAAATGGCTTCTTTTTACATAAGTGATGACGAGTGGAACCAAGGTGAGGAAATCGCTATGATGGATATGAGTGAAGCTGGTAATGAGGTTAAGATGATGAGTACGACCATTATTAAAGATGTGGTTCACGAAGCGTCACCAAAGCTCATCTATGTCTATGATTTCTTGAGTATGTGGACATTCTATGTAGAACTTGCTGAAATTGTGGAAGAAGCTAAAGGTACAGACTACCCTAATTTAATGTTTGTGCATGGACAAATCCCTGATGAAGCGCCAGATAAAACATTTGAGGCTGATGAAGATGAGGGTTTTAATGAATTTGATGATGATTTGGATATAGATGATTACGAAAATCTGGATTTTGACGAAAACTGGAATTAA
- a CDS encoding T9SS type B sorting domain-containing protein yields MKKRLVLIFTLIFSVLSLAQEETTNWAFGNNAGLNFDLATGNVTPVTTAISTSEGCSSISDENGILQFYTDGRTVWNRNHQIMPNGNYFGGTGLLGDPSSTSSGVIVPHPTNNNLYYIFTVDEPHHNNAWAFPNQGPADQNGNPLNEYQETSVGSFSVPVADDGFNNGFNYSLVDMTLNGGLGDVVPTEKNVHLITYDASQQDQSLYKCAEKITAVQGADCETMWVITQFVDTFYAFKIDANGFNDLTPVTSIVPPNITTQGYRRNGIGYIKSSPDGTKIAVCHAQNIDLPSDDNNSFNTGSFWLYDFDNETGIISNPVNLLSNTSTYGTEFSADSKKVYVTNRNNVRQFDLENNNAETIIHQQAPNAGFIASMQLAPNNKIYVCNSANGNRLDVIDQPALSGLACNYIPSGQTLAPGTFAALGLPPFITSFLGSEIDIIRNGISTTELRLCTGDSYTLQADDILGADYVWSFDGNPIAGNNQAQLFIDTPGFYEVYIEPNNGDCPIEGSAVVGVFDIPVANSVSDVIVCDDFGNDGIVDGLDFTNKNSEALLNQSATQYNVRYFESMDDANNLENEITFPYSNTNNPDNTIYVRVDNVDNTNCFDVTSFQIVVFNTPQIVQLNNIEFCDNEGDPTDGIATIQLNDLIPSIRGEQPETDTSITFHPSQQDADDNTSALALTYTNTTPVNETIFVRIENTNNTDCYSIGSFQLTINDAPVANNISIVQCDEDGIPEGFTTFNIGLFSDDVINNETDRNVGYYLSLEDAENEQNEIDADAFNNFFNPQTVYARVTNTSTGCVSFSEVSLEVSTTSSNDASIAVCDADGTEDGFATFNLNDTNSIVLAGAPAGLDLQYYETYEDALVEANPLTANFTNTIPYNQTIYARVENANACYGISEIELTVYELPDIETEFETLYCLNSFPETIVLDAGVINDSPSNYLFDWSTGEDTATIEIDAPGTYNVRVSNVNGCFKDRTITVLPSNIATIDAIEVVDASNNNTITVLVSGEGNYEYALNDIDGPYQDSNIFEDILPGLYTVFVRDKNDCGISEELVSVIGFPKFFTPNGDGVNEFWQVKGINNQFQANSLILIFDRYGKLLTKLNPLGAGWDGTYNGANMPASDYWFKVELEDGRVFTNHFSLKR; encoded by the coding sequence ATGAAAAAGCGCTTAGTTTTAATATTCACCTTAATTTTTAGTGTCTTATCACTTGCCCAAGAAGAAACTACTAATTGGGCATTTGGCAATAATGCTGGTCTTAATTTTGATTTAGCAACAGGAAACGTAACTCCTGTTACCACTGCCATAAGCACCTCAGAAGGGTGTTCTTCGATTTCTGATGAAAATGGCATTTTACAATTTTATACAGATGGGCGAACCGTTTGGAATAGAAACCACCAGATTATGCCCAATGGCAATTATTTTGGTGGTACAGGATTGCTAGGAGATCCGTCTAGCACCTCTTCTGGAGTTATTGTACCGCATCCTACAAACAATAACTTATACTACATCTTTACCGTAGATGAGCCACACCATAATAATGCGTGGGCATTTCCTAACCAAGGGCCAGCAGACCAAAATGGGAATCCTTTAAATGAGTATCAAGAAACCTCAGTTGGTTCTTTTAGTGTACCTGTTGCTGATGACGGTTTTAATAATGGCTTTAACTACTCATTGGTAGATATGACGTTAAATGGTGGTTTAGGAGATGTTGTACCTACTGAAAAAAATGTGCATCTTATAACCTATGACGCCTCGCAACAAGACCAATCATTATATAAATGTGCCGAAAAAATAACAGCCGTTCAAGGAGCAGATTGTGAAACCATGTGGGTAATTACACAGTTTGTTGATACCTTTTATGCCTTTAAAATAGACGCCAATGGATTTAATGATTTAACTCCAGTAACTTCAATCGTACCACCCAATATTACCACACAAGGTTACAGACGAAATGGTATAGGTTACATTAAGTCCTCTCCAGATGGTACAAAAATAGCCGTTTGCCATGCACAGAACATCGACCTCCCAAGTGATGATAATAATTCTTTTAATACAGGTAGTTTTTGGCTTTATGATTTTGATAATGAAACAGGAATTATTAGTAATCCTGTTAATCTGCTGTCCAATACGTCAACTTATGGTACAGAATTTTCGGCTGACTCTAAAAAAGTATATGTAACGAATAGAAATAATGTTAGGCAATTTGACTTAGAAAATAATAATGCCGAAACCATAATACATCAGCAAGCACCAAATGCAGGTTTTATTGCTTCAATGCAGTTAGCTCCTAACAATAAAATTTATGTGTGCAATTCAGCAAATGGTAATAGATTAGATGTAATAGATCAACCTGCTCTTAGTGGGTTAGCTTGTAATTATATTCCTTCTGGGCAAACACTAGCACCCGGAACATTTGCTGCTTTAGGTTTACCACCATTTATTACCTCCTTTCTTGGCTCTGAAATAGATATTATTAGAAACGGAATTAGCACAACAGAATTACGATTATGTACTGGAGATAGTTATACATTACAGGCAGACGATATTCTTGGTGCCGATTATGTTTGGTCTTTTGATGGTAATCCTATTGCAGGAAATAACCAAGCACAGCTATTTATTGATACTCCTGGTTTTTATGAAGTTTACATAGAACCCAATAATGGCGACTGCCCTATTGAAGGCAGTGCAGTTGTTGGTGTTTTTGATATTCCTGTTGCAAACTCTGTTTCAGATGTTATTGTCTGTGATGATTTTGGAAACGATGGTATTGTTGACGGTTTAGATTTTACTAATAAAAATAGTGAAGCACTTTTAAATCAATCCGCTACACAATATAATGTACGTTATTTTGAATCTATGGATGATGCTAATAATCTTGAAAATGAAATAACTTTTCCTTACAGTAACACCAACAATCCGGACAATACAATTTATGTTAGAGTTGATAATGTAGATAATACTAATTGCTTTGATGTTACTAGTTTTCAAATCGTAGTGTTTAACACACCGCAAATCGTTCAATTAAATAATATAGAGTTCTGTGATAATGAAGGCGACCCAACCGATGGTATTGCAACTATTCAACTCAATGACCTAATCCCATCCATTAGAGGAGAACAACCAGAAACCGACACAAGCATAACCTTTCATCCCAGCCAACAAGATGCAGACGATAACACCTCGGCACTAGCGTTAACTTATACAAATACAACACCAGTTAACGAAACTATTTTTGTTAGAATAGAAAACACAAATAATACAGATTGTTACAGCATAGGAAGTTTTCAACTTACCATTAATGATGCTCCAGTGGCAAATAACATTTCTATTGTACAATGTGATGAAGATGGTATACCAGAAGGCTTCACAACGTTTAATATTGGTTTATTTAGCGATGATGTTATAAATAACGAAACAGATAGAAACGTTGGCTATTACCTTTCTCTTGAAGATGCAGAAAATGAACAAAATGAAATTGACGCTGATGCTTTTAATAATTTCTTTAATCCTCAAACAGTTTACGCAAGGGTCACTAATACCTCAACTGGTTGTGTAAGTTTTAGTGAGGTGTCTTTAGAAGTGAGTACTACATCATCCAATGATGCTAGTATTGCTGTATGCGATGCTGATGGTACTGAAGATGGTTTTGCAACATTTAATCTTAACGACACTAACTCCATTGTCTTGGCTGGTGCTCCTGCTGGTTTAGACCTTCAGTATTATGAAACTTATGAAGATGCTCTAGTTGAAGCCAATCCACTTACTGCCAATTTTACCAACACTATTCCTTATAATCAAACCATCTACGCACGTGTTGAAAATGCCAATGCGTGTTACGGAATAAGTGAAATTGAACTTACGGTTTACGAACTTCCTGATATTGAAACCGAATTTGAAACCTTATACTGTCTCAATAGTTTTCCCGAAACCATAGTATTGGATGCTGGTGTTATTAACGACTCACCTAGCAATTATTTATTTGATTGGTCTACTGGTGAAGATACTGCAACTATAGAAATTGACGCACCTGGCACATACAATGTCAGAGTAAGTAATGTAAATGGTTGTTTTAAAGATAGAACCATTACTGTTTTACCATCTAACATTGCAACTATTGATGCTATCGAGGTTGTTGATGCTTCTAACAACAATACGATTACAGTTTTGGTCTCTGGCGAAGGTAATTATGAATATGCGTTGAATGATATTGATGGGCCTTATCAAGACTCAAATATATTTGAGGATATTTTACCAGGACTTTACACCGTATTTGTAAGAGACAAAAACGATTGTGGTATTTCTGAAGAATTAGTATCTGTTATTGGCTTTCCTAAATTCTTTACACCAAATGGTGATGGAGTTAATGAATTTTGGCAGGTTAAAGGGATTAACAATCAGTTTCAAGCTAATTCTTTAATTCTTATTTTTGACCGCTACGGAAAACTTTTAACAAAGCTTAATCCGCTTGGCGCTGGTTGGGATGGCACATATAATGGCGCCAACATGCCAGCGAGCGACTATTGGTTTAAGGTAGAACTAGAAGATGGAAGAGTCTTTACAAATCATTTTTCTTTAAAACGCTAA